The following proteins are co-located in the Pyricularia oryzae 70-15 chromosome 1, whole genome shotgun sequence genome:
- a CDS encoding mitochondrial chaperone bcs1 yields the protein MGRILSQPSPGWSLRGYGDEVCKEQLLIKASVPAEDRLYVDVINYLSSEDLAKKRTGTLVARTETADRCIVPFWHQKTTRDDSHDCQIIYTSKFGTRFFCHDGKPLFLRLRFAKPSGPQNSRKPDANEELLEILCLGWSRDPIDKFLRHCHKFRQGQRKGSVAVYIHRGSDFGSRAFWDTTIVKPQRPLSTVYLDEGEKSRLVEDIREYLRPQTRNFYRDRGVPYRRGYLLHGPPGTGKSSLSLALASEFNLDVYILEIPSLRSDIELKALFTQLPQRCIVLLEDVDAIGLQRRRALSNSDLENKSDSEDEHSDSVEKRSGCSLSGLLNLLDGVASPEGRILVITTNAIEKLDTALFRDGRVDIKVYLGNMDKESARLMFKTMYQLQSETLPSVQIDNSTKQQSCYRRQRKPRLLVDRTPVGTGLDGGEGLVGMVNGGVHGACTVVNCYAIPDIVGSRIGSVPSTTHSELAALVATLQISVVVIGARHAQHLHGRGDLLGGLRKKNACWGNLCAIQGPISRQSIVIKSREVPGQAVAKANSLEDVTLKEGPGRCVGSNGVKHNSATEDACPNYDNVFTRGGYFYCTTSHSVQAWAQLCVNAGVSTGDCN from the exons ATGGGCCGCATTTTATCTCAGCCTAGCCCCGGCTGGTCACTTCGTGGTTATGGTGACGAGGTTTGCAAGGAACAGCTTTTAATTAAGG CGTCTGTACCAGCCGAGGATCGCCTATATGTGGACGTCATCAACTACCTCAGCAGCGAAGACTTGGCCAAAAAGAGAACCGGTACCCTGGTAGCGCGCACAGAGACTGCCGATCGCTGCATAGTTCCCTTCTGGCACCAGAAAACTACGAGAGACGATTCCCATGACTGCCAGATTATATACACTTCCAAGTTTGGAACAAGGTTCTTCTGCCACGACGGTAAACCTCTGTTCCTCCGCCTCAGATTTGCGAAGCCCTCTGGTCCCCAAAATAGCAGGAAGCCAGATGCGAACGAGGAACTGTTAGAGATTCTCTGCCTAGGTTGGTCTCGAGACCCAATCGACAAGTTCCTCCGCCATTGTCATAAATTCAGACAAGGACAGCGCAAAGGCTCAGTTGCTGTCTACATCCACCGGGGCAGTGATTTCGGCAGCCGGGCATTTTGGGACACAACGATCGTAAAGCCTCAAAGGCCACTAAGTACGGTGTACTTGGACGAAGGCGAAAAAAGCCGGCTTGTCGAGGATATTCGAGAGTATCTGCGCCCGCAAACCAGGAATTTTTACAGAGATCGCGGAGTACCCTACCGACGAGGGTATCTCCTACATGGACCTCCTGGTACGGGCAAATCTTCCCTCAGCCTGGCTTTGGCAAGTGAATTCAATCTCGACGTTTACATATTGGAGATTCCGAGCCTCCGCAGTGACATAGAGCTGAAGGCGCTGTTCACACAACTGCCACAACGCTGTATCGTTTTATTGGAGGATGTTGATGCCATCGGCCTTCAGCGTCGACGCGCCCTATCAAATTCAGATTTGGAAAATAAAAGCGATAGCGAAGATGAACATTCAGATTCGGTTGAAAAGCGGTCCGGCTGTTCACTTTCTGGGCTGCTAAACTTGCTGGACGGGGTGGCAAGCCCAGAAGGTCGCATTCTTGTTATAACCACCAACGCCATTGAGAAGCTAGACACAGCGTTGTTTCGAGACGGAAGAGTTGATATAAAAGTTTACCTTGGGAATATGGACAAGGAATCTGCCAGGTTGATGTTCAAAACCATGTATCAACTCCAATCGGAAACACTCCCCTCCGTCCAAATTGATAACAGCACCAAACAGCAATCGT GCTATAGACGGCAGAGGAAACCCCGG CTCCTCGTAGACAGGACCCCAGTGGGCACCGGGTTGGATGGAGGTGAGGGTCTTGTCGGCATGGTAAATGGTGGTGTTCATGGCGCCTGTACAGTCG TCAATTGTTACGCCATCCCGGATATTGTTGGCTCCCGGATTGGCAGTGTGCCCAGCACCACGCACAGCGAACTTGCAGCTCTGGTTGCAACCCTTCAAATTTCCGTCGTTGTTATCGGTGCCCGACACGCCCAGCACCTCCACGGCCGTGGCGACCTCCTCGGCGGACTGCGGAAAAAAAATGCATGCTGGGGAAATTTGTGTGCTATCCAAGGGCCGATAAGCCGACAGAGTATCGTCATAAAGAGTCGAGAGGTTCCTGGACAGGCGGTTGCCAAGGCCAACAGCCTCGAGGATGTCACACTGAAAGAAGGGCCTGGAAG GTGTGTCGGTTCCAATGGTGTAAAACACAACAGTGCTACCGAGGACGCTTGCCCCAATTACGACAATGTATTTACCAGGGGTGGCTATTTCTATTGCACTACGAGCCACTCGGTCCAAGCATGGGCACAA CTTTGTGTTAATGCCGGCGTGAGCACCGGCGATTGCAATTAG